In Thermococcus gorgonarius, the genomic window GAAGCGGGAAGAAAGCTCCTCGAGATAAGCGACTCACTCAACCTCGAGGAACTGCCAGACGTTATAGCGGACACCGAGATTATGAAGATGCTCGAGCTCCTTGAGGAGACGGGGAAAATCCTCGAAAGCTGGCTTGAAAAGCTCAAGGAGAGGAAGCTGGCCGATGAGAACGGCCTCACCGAGTTTGGAAAGGCACTTCTCCAGCTCTATCGCAAGACTCATCCAGTTGTTTACTTAACCCCAGAGATAGCGTCGTTCCTGAGGGGAATGCCCAAGCTCGGAACGCTCGACGAGCTGGTGACCTTCAAGAACTCAAGGCTCTACGGCGACAACATCGTCAACGCGCTCCAGGCCATGCGTTTGCTCTTGATCTCGCCGCCGACGGAGAAGGGAAGGGCTTTCACTACCACTCCAGCGGCGAAGCTTGCACTGAGGGCCCTGAACATGATTCCGGTCTTTGCAAGGGCCATAGTCCTGAGGAAGGAGGACTTCGAGGCCCTTAAAGCGGGCAAGACCAACGCCGAACTTGAGAGCATGGGACTCAGCGACGAGAAGGGAACCACTGAGTTTGGAAAGGCCATGATGGAAACCTACGAAGCGATGGGAAGGGTTGAAGAGAAGGTTCTCCCGATTTATCTGCTCGAAGACGAGCTGAACGTCCTCAAGGCGATCCAGGAGATAGAGAAGAAGTACGAGACGAACCCAGATATACTGCCGACCGAGAAGGAAATCGCGAAGAGAGTTGACGTTGAAGACCTTGGAGCGGTGCTACACCTCCTCGAGAGCAAGGAGCTAATCGAGAGAAGGCTCGTCAAGAACAAGGACACCTACTGGCTCACCAAGTGGGGCAAGGAGGCAATAAACTTTGGAGTGGTCAGTCCGGACGCCATGAAGGCCGTAACCTACGCGGAGAGCGGTGACGTGCCCATAGCCGAGTGGGTAATAAAGGCCCAGGAGGAGGGAGTCGTCAAAGCGGGCATTACCGACAAGGGCAGGTTCTACCTCAGGCTCAGCAAGGAGATAAGGAGGAAGCCCTACCTCACGCGCTACGATGC contains:
- a CDS encoding DUF505 family protein, with product MYLKKRHIEILREMKKTDSQAEIEAKLPEEFQIRAIELYILGFAELEGGKIKLTEAGRKLLEISDSLNLEELPDVIADTEIMKMLELLEETGKILESWLEKLKERKLADENGLTEFGKALLQLYRKTHPVVYLTPEIASFLRGMPKLGTLDELVTFKNSRLYGDNIVNALQAMRLLLISPPTEKGRAFTTTPAAKLALRALNMIPVFARAIVLRKEDFEALKAGKTNAELESMGLSDEKGTTEFGKAMMETYEAMGRVEEKVLPIYLLEDELNVLKAIQEIEKKYETNPDILPTEKEIAKRVDVEDLGAVLHLLESKELIERRLVKNKDTYWLTKWGKEAINFGVVSPDAMKAVTYAESGDVPIAEWVIKAQEEGVVKAGITDKGRFYLRLSKEIRRKPYLTRYDAAILAKLPRKKYIHRNELVELVQNYVGGDEKEIVRAIGEAEAKGFVVELQNEMVKLTELGEKVKTALENAKLQEIVKVKFSVTPTLYNALKVIYDNLETFNRIWKEKGEARGYKMEEVDVIRKHLSLSDDEIKKALTMLRELGFLGSKSLTEAGKTLVEAYMAI